One window from the genome of Camelus bactrianus isolate YW-2024 breed Bactrian camel chromosome 4, ASM4877302v1, whole genome shotgun sequence encodes:
- the C4H9orf153 gene encoding uncharacterized protein C9orf153 homolog: protein MLLRKDTDPSKDGVPGEPAVCSLPELYAFVENFNKESKKLHLLKTHSLLPSEAQRMLSQNVNGTEETDERGETSQPVLTCRVVRREERPGSMTELLHSSLLASSLSPLERLSRSQQRISQYGIPPPVHTFPYEILISHSKAMSQVTVRQKAHSTKLACGLGVPSDLPGKFILEDKVPKYLVDPGRQFLDLKDLEWRYYKGIAKWKRHTADSRIKIKYDSEKRFVKSQQMPRAASPPLVQKSLVIYPQVDYPKKEGSS from the exons ATGCTCCTCCGTAAAGACACGGACCCAAGTAAAGATGGTGTGCCAGGAGAGCCCGCTGTGTGCTCG ctgCCAGAATTATATgcatttgttgaaaattttaataAGGAGAGCAAGAAATTGCATCTCCTGAAAACTCACAGTCTTTTACCTAGTGAGGCGCAGAGAATGCTCAGCCAGAACGTGAACGGAACCGAGGAGACCGATGAGAGAGGAGAGACTTCCCAGCCTGTTCTCACGTGCAGGGTGGTTAGAAGAGAAGAAAGGCCAGGGTCCATGACTGAACTCCTGCACAGCAGCCTGCTGGccagctccctctctcccctggagagACTCTCCAGGTCCCAGCAGAGGATCTCTCAGTACGGGATCCCTCCTCCCGTGCACACTTTTCCTTACGAGATTCTCATCAGTCACTCCAAAGCTATGTCACAGGTCACCGTTCGGCAGAAGGCCCACAGCACCAAACTAGCATGCGGACTGGGCGTTCCCAGTGACTTGCCAGGAAAGTTCATCTTGGAAGACAAAGTTCCGAAATACTTAGTCGATCCAG GAAGACAATTCCTGGACCTAAAGGACCTGGAATGGAGGTACTACAAGGGGATTGCGAAGTGGAAGCGCCATACTGCAGATTCACGTATAAAAATTAAATACGACAGTGAGAAGAGATTTGTGAAGAGCCAGCAGATGCCTCGTGCTGCTTCCCCGCCTCTAGTTCAAAAGTCTTTGGTCATTTATCCTCAGGTCGATTACCCAAAAAAGGAAGGTTCTTCTTAA